In one window of Acidimicrobiales bacterium DNA:
- a CDS encoding inositol-3-phosphate synthase produces MSKIRVAIAGVGNCASALVQGIEYYRTAEPGETVPGLMHVVLGGYHVGDAEIVAAFDVDATKVGLDLSKAIFAGHNNTIRFAEVGELGVTVSRGPTLDGLGKYYRLEIEESPAEPVDVSEVLRQTGADVLVGYLPVGSEEAQRHYAAACLDAGVAFVNAIPVFIASEPEWAQRFTDAGVPIIGDDIKSQVGATIVHRILARLFEDRGMALDRTYQLNVGGNMDFKNMLERDRLESKRISKTQSVTSQLQHGIPDDDVHIGPSDHISWLADRKWAYLRLEGRNFGDVPLNMELKLEVWDSPNSAGVIIDAVRCAKIALDRQIGGPLLGPSAYFMKSPPEQYRDEDAREMVERFATGQ; encoded by the coding sequence ATGAGCAAGATCCGGGTCGCCATCGCCGGGGTCGGCAACTGCGCCAGCGCCCTCGTGCAGGGCATCGAGTACTACCGCACCGCCGAACCGGGAGAGACGGTGCCGGGACTGATGCACGTCGTGCTCGGCGGCTACCACGTCGGCGACGCCGAGATCGTGGCGGCCTTCGACGTGGACGCCACCAAGGTGGGGCTCGACCTGAGCAAGGCCATCTTCGCCGGCCACAACAACACCATCCGCTTCGCCGAGGTGGGCGAGCTCGGGGTGACGGTCAGCCGAGGCCCCACTCTTGACGGTCTCGGGAAGTACTACCGCCTCGAGATCGAAGAATCACCGGCCGAGCCGGTCGACGTCAGCGAGGTGCTGCGGCAGACCGGGGCCGACGTCCTCGTTGGCTACCTCCCGGTCGGCTCCGAGGAGGCGCAGCGTCACTACGCCGCCGCCTGCCTCGACGCGGGCGTTGCATTCGTGAACGCCATCCCGGTGTTCATCGCCAGTGAGCCCGAATGGGCTCAGCGGTTCACCGATGCGGGCGTGCCGATCATCGGAGACGACATCAAGAGCCAGGTCGGGGCGACGATCGTGCACCGCATCCTGGCCCGGCTCTTCGAGGACCGGGGAATGGCCCTCGACCGCACCTACCAACTCAATGTCGGCGGCAACATGGACTTCAAGAACATGCTCGAGCGCGATCGGCTCGAGTCCAAGCGGATCTCCAAGACACAATCAGTGACGAGCCAGCTGCAGCACGGGATCCCGGACGACGACGTCCATATCGGTCCGTCCGACCACATCAGCTGGCTGGCCGACCGAAAGTGGGCCTACCTGCGGCTCGAGGGTCGCAACTTCGGCGACGTTCCGTTGAACATGGAGCTCAAGTTGGAGGTGTGGGACTCACCCAACTCGGCGGGTGTGATCATCGACGCCGTTCGCTGCGCGAAGATCGCCCTCGACCGCCAGATCGGTGGACCGCTCCTCGGGCCCTCGGCGTACTTCATGAAGTCGCCCCCCGAGCAGTACCGGGACGAGGACGCCCGCGAGATGGTGGAGCGCTTCGCCACGGGTCAGTGA